In Pedobacter sp. WC2423, the following are encoded in one genomic region:
- a CDS encoding histidine phosphatase family protein — protein sequence MDKEIYIIRHGETDLNKQGIIQGRGIDSDLNATGRAQAAAFYKLYKDIPFDKVYTSVLKRTQQTVQQFIDAGLPWEKHTELDELAWGEFEGQHTSELVIGAFKDITEKWQAGDYDAHFTGGESPADVAIRLKEIVEVIKSRTAEKLILVCMHGRSLRLLMCLLTNKPLSEMYDFPHQNTGLYRLDLTGDTFTVLTQNNTDHLNV from the coding sequence ATGGATAAGGAAATATATATCATCCGCCATGGCGAGACGGATTTGAACAAACAAGGAATTATACAGGGCAGAGGGATAGATAGCGATTTAAATGCTACCGGAAGAGCTCAGGCTGCTGCATTTTATAAGTTATACAAAGACATCCCTTTTGATAAGGTTTATACTTCTGTACTTAAACGTACACAACAAACTGTTCAGCAGTTTATTGATGCGGGGCTTCCCTGGGAGAAACATACGGAACTGGACGAGCTTGCCTGGGGAGAGTTTGAAGGGCAGCATACCAGTGAGCTGGTGATCGGCGCTTTTAAAGATATCACTGAAAAGTGGCAGGCAGGAGATTATGATGCGCATTTTACCGGTGGCGAAAGCCCGGCTGATGTAGCGATAAGATTAAAAGAGATCGTGGAAGTCATCAAATCCAGAACCGCTGAAAAGCTGATACTGGTTTGTATGCATGGACGTTCCCTGCGGTTGTTAATGTGTTTGTTAACGAACAAGCCGCTTTCCGAAATGTATGATTTTCCGCATCAGAACACAGGTCTTTACAGACTTGATTTAACGGGTGATACCTTCACAGTGCTCACCCAAAACAATACCGACCATTTAAACGTATAA
- a CDS encoding menaquinone biosynthetic enzyme MqnA/MqnD family protein, whose product MNKIRISAVAYTNTKPFIYGINHSDVLNQIDLSLDIPSDCAAKLIDGTVDVGLIPVAAIPHVPDANIISDYCIGSVGAVNSVFIFSNVPVSEIRTLRLDSHSRTSNNLAKVLLKFHFKQEVSYTTDVNVQTDAIVLIGDRTFGKKGDYAFAYDMGEEWMNFTGLPFVYAAWVANKVIPEAFINEFNTALKNGLAARKELLKTLPVNPVFDLDDYLMHKLDFELTDKKREALSLFLSYIEQL is encoded by the coding sequence TTGAATAAGATCAGAATTTCTGCTGTTGCCTATACCAATACCAAGCCTTTTATTTACGGAATCAATCATTCCGATGTATTAAACCAAATAGATTTAAGTTTAGATATTCCTTCAGATTGCGCCGCCAAGTTAATTGATGGTACTGTTGATGTGGGTTTGATTCCGGTCGCAGCAATTCCGCATGTACCGGATGCAAATATTATCTCTGATTATTGTATCGGATCTGTAGGTGCTGTAAATTCTGTATTTATATTCAGCAATGTTCCGGTGAGTGAAATCCGGACTTTGCGTCTGGATAGCCATTCCAGAACTTCTAATAACTTAGCAAAAGTGTTGCTGAAATTTCATTTTAAGCAGGAAGTAAGTTATACAACAGATGTTAATGTGCAAACTGATGCCATCGTTTTAATTGGTGACCGCACCTTTGGTAAAAAGGGCGATTATGCTTTTGCTTACGACATGGGCGAGGAGTGGATGAATTTTACCGGACTTCCTTTTGTATATGCAGCCTGGGTAGCGAATAAAGTTATTCCTGAAGCCTTTATAAATGAGTTTAATACTGCTTTGAAGAATGGTTTGGCTGCCAGAAAAGAATTGCTGAAAACCCTTCCTGTAAATCCTGTTTTTGATCTGGATGATTACCTGATGCATAAGCTGGATTTTGAACTGACGGACAAGAAAAGAGAAGCATTATCGTTGTTTTTATCTTATATAGAACAGTTGTAG